The window ATTTCTGGTATTGGGTATAGAAAAGCTTTGGAATTTCTTGTTAAAGATTATTTTATATTCTTAGATTCTGAAAATGAAGAGTCAATAGTTAAACTTCCACTGGTGCAATGTATTAATCAGTTAGAAAACCAAAGAATTAAAGAGATTGCAAAGAGAGCAACATGGATTGGCAATGACGAAGCACATTATAAAAGAAAATGGGAAGATAAAGATGTTACTGATTTAAAAAGGCTTATTGAGATTACCGTCCATTTTATCGCTTTAGATGTTTCTGCACAAAAGTATTTAGAGGAAATGAGTTAAGGGAGGTAATAATGTGAGCACATGCAAAAACGCTCAAATTGTTGAAGTTATAAAAGTTGTTGCAATTGAAGGAACTGGGCAATCAAAAGATGATCAAATTAAAGAAGTGATTCAGTATTGGTCTAAAGAAGGTCAACTATTGTTTATTAAAAAATAAGTTATTGAAAGAGTCCTAACTGGGGCTCTTTTTATTTTGCTAAAAGGAAGGTGAAAGCCGTTGCACATTACACAAATGTCAGACATTACTGGATTAATTGCAGTACTAAGCTTTGTAGGTGGTATTATCATGTTTCTTTTTAAAAAGGTCGTCATCGAGCCGTTACAAAAATCAATAGATACACTTAACAAAACAATCGAAGGTTTTAAAGAAACGGCTGAAAGGAGAATGGAATTAATCGAGCAACGTGTGGACATCGTGGAAGATCGAACGTCTCGTCAAGAGGAACAAATCAAGTCTATTTTTAAGTCATTGAAGGGAGGTGAGTAATAAATGAACAGTGAAATTACTCAATTGCTTATTATTGCCTATGCGATCGTGCCATTCGTGAACGGCCTAGTTGGATTAGTTCGCAAATCGATTCCATCGTTGAAGAGCAAATTTATCCCGTTAATTTCGTTTGCAATCGGTATTTGTTTAGGGTTTTTCTTATCCTATCTACCGAATGTCGAGTATTCAATCGCCCAAATGTTCCTTGCTGGCGGTATTGCGGGGATGGCGGCATGTGGAGTTTACGAGATTACCAATGTAAAAGAATCATCTAAATAAAAGGGGATGGGATAAATTGAAAAAATTTAATAAAACGGTTGGTGTGCTAGCTCTTTCCATGGGGCTGGCTTTTTCTTTTGGAATTTCGTCCTATGCAAGCGCTCCGGATGTCGACTTTATCGATGTTTCGCACTGGAATGGTGAATCTGGGTTACCACTTGCGTTTTACCAAACCATCAAAGCAGGCAGTGTCGACGCTGTTGTTGTTAAGGTTTCAGAGGGAACATATTATGTAGATCCAGCGTCATCCGTAAACGTTGCAAATGCTAAACAGGCTGGCATGATTGTTCATGCGTACCATTTTGCACGGTTTACAAGTAATGAAAGCGCAAAATCAGAAGCGCAATGGTTTGATAAAAAACTGCAACTCGTTGGCTTTAATAAGAAAACAGACGGCTATGTTGTAGTTGACGTTGAAGCTAGTAATCTATCAAGCAATCCAGCAGCTTTAACAGAGTATACCAATACGTTTATCGCCGAAATGAACAATTTAGGCTATGAAAAAGTTGATCTGTACAGCGGATCATCCTATTACAATAGCAGACTGCAACCCGCGAAATTGCCAGCCAAACCGTGGATTGCTGCTTATCCGAGTAATCCAGTTAAAGGGCAGCCAACAGCTAAATTTAGTAACGGTACTGGCGCATGGCAGTGGACTTCCTCATGGTCAGGAATGGCCGGATACGGGAGATTTGATGCTTCCGAGGATTACGCTGGAAAATATACAAATCAAGTAAAATCTTCATCAGAAGGGGTTAAAACGATCGGATCAGTATCTTTAGTAGATTACATGAAGGCTGCTGGGATGGATGCATCTTTCTCATATCGTACTCAGTTAGCTGAGGCATATGGAATCGAGAATTACTCAGGATCATCTGCGCAAAACCTTGCTTTACTGTCGAAGTTACAAAGCGGAGTTAAGCCAGCAAAGGTTAATATTGATAATAGCAAGTTGACAACGAATCCAGCTAAAGAGCAGAGTTCAGTTGCACCAAAAACGACACCTACCTCAGCAAAAACATCAACTTATGTAGTGAAAGCAGGGGACACTGTAGGATCAATTGCTAAAAGATACAATACAACTATAAGCGTGTTGGCATCGCTAAATAATATTAAAAATGTAAGCTTCATCAGAGCTGGTCAAGTACTGAAGATTTTCGGAGCAGCCAAAGCAGCAATTTCTCAAGCAATTGCATATCATAAAGTATTACTAGGTGAAACCGTTTCAGTGTTAGCCAAACGTTATGGAACTACAATCACTCAGATTAAAAATTGGAATAATCTTGACAGCAAGTACACGATTTTCGCTGGTAAAACTATTCGTGTGAGATAAAAAAAGGAGCCCTTCTCATTCGAGACGGGCTTTTGTTGTTTACAAAGGTTAATCTAAAACAGTTATCGGTAGCTCATCGATTTGACGCACTTCATCAATGGTGTTTTTTATTTATCTCACCCAAGATGGTGTAACTGCATGACCAAAATAATCCCCAGATGCTGCCCAGTAGAAATCTACCCAAATAAGAGTTGGAGCTCCTATTTTTGGAACATTGCTGAATTCACGTGACTTTACCTCATACATCAAAAAATTTCCGTTTAGCCAACGATCTTTTACCCAGCTTGTCCCATTCCATCTCAGTAAAAATGCATCATAATAAATGAGTCCTCCTGGATTATACATACTCCCCGGAATCCAGCTTTCTATTGAAAAATAAACATTCGAAGCATCGTCAGTATCACTCACTTTAAAGGCATAGTCATATAAAGCACCAGTATTTTGCGAATAAGCTACAAATGTAGTACTTCCTCGCCAGGTTGCTGCTGAAGCTTTTCCAGATGGCCCAAATCCTACAAAAGTTACAACTGTAAGTGCAATAACCATCATGGTAATCATATTTTTCTGGAATTTGTTTTTCATAAATTTTTCCTCCTTTTCCATACTTTAATATATTAATTGTATAATAAGGTAAAGTAAACAAAAAATTGGAAAATACGTATATGTTTGAAGAACTTTTACTGTTTATAAAAAAAGAAAAATAATTCAAAAATAAGAATAAAGAATAATTACTATTTTACATTAAAAATAGTACATAGAGTTTTACTAATAATGTCAATTCTAGTAACCACTATTCTTCCTTCCTCCTAGAAGGGCAAATCATCTGGTGGCATCGGTTCCTTAATCCTGCCATTCATTATGCAAACAAATGTTCTTAATTGCGCCGGAAATAAAATATACGTTCGTGTACGATTGGAGAAAAGGAGGTCTGATTGATGAATGTTTCGCTGAGAAGAGCATTTGAGTATAGCAATGCCAAAATAAAAGCCCTTCTCACTCGAGAGGGGCTTTTGTTATTATGTAACAATTTTGAATATTTTAGGGATTTTTGTAAAAATATGTATTTATTTTGTTATTAATATTGTATTCTTAAATGGTATCTAATATAAAGGAGGAATAGATTTGAAGTTAAAAAGTTTAAAAGTACTGGTAACTCTTAGTCTCTTAGTTATTGGATTATTGGGTTTTAGAACGACTTCAACACAAGCTGCATCATCTTTTATTATGCCAACAACAGGTACAATCACACAACAATTTATACCAGGAGTACACTTTGGAATTGATATTGCAAATGGTGGATCGTCAGTTGCAGTAAATGCATCAGCAACAGGGACAGTTTCAAGGTCATACTATTCTTCCAGCTATGGTGAAGTAGTATTTATCAAGCATACAATCAGTGGAGTTAATTATGAAACCGTTTACGCCCATATGAAAAGCGGTTCAAGAACGGTTTCTGTTGGTCAGACTGTACAACAAGGCCAACGCCTTGGATATATGGGGAGTACAGGAGATTCCACGGGTCAACATTTGCATTTTGAACTACATTTAGGTAGTTGGAATGATGCAAAATCAAATGCAGTAAATCCTTTAAATTATATAGGATCTACACAAAGTCAAATCTATGGTATTACGGTTGATGATATTAGTTTAGCAAAAGCACAGCAGTTAGTTCCTAATCTTCAAAAACAGTACTCTGGTATACTTGCTGCTGATTTAATTTATGGAATGTCAGATGGTATTGGATATAAGATAATTATAAAGGGAATCAACCATCAACAAGCTGTACAGATTGTTCCTCGAGCTCAATATCTTACATCAGGACAAGTACCGAATTATGACACAAGTCTAACTTACGGAGTACAAATAGGACCAAGCCCAATTAACGACAATACTGCTTATGAAGTACATGTAACAGGTATTAGGACACTCCAAGAAGCTCAAAACTTAGTTCCGCAGTTCCAAAGTGAATTCGCTTGGGCTGTATTAGCCACTAGAGTACGCGGTGAGTTAAAATCAAATGGCTTGTATAAAGTAGTATTGGAAGGATTTACACTGCAACAAGCTCAAGTAGTTAGAAATGAAATTGCTGCGCAAAATCCTGATATTCCAAATGGTAATGTATATGGTTATATCCTCAATTAATAGTAAAATAAAAAAGCAAAAGCCCTTCTCTTAATTGAGAGGGGTTTAATTTTACTTTTGTATTTTCTGTTAAATACTATCGTTAAAATAGTCTATATAATTCCACGCTGTTGGATTTTCTAGAGCATACTTTTCATATAAGTAATTATCTTTGAGTGAAAATAATTTACCATTCCGGTCTATTCTCCAACAATTTCCATATGTATCTGTAAATGCAAGTTCTAATCCAAAGGAAATATTCATTCCTCCTTCTAAAAATCCAAAGTCTTTAACAAATTTACCAGGAGGAACTTTTTGAAACACCAAATAAGGATAGAGAGGAGTACTACTAAATTGGTCATTCATTTTCATAGCTTGTTCTCCATCTCCCGTTGCAGCACCAGTTATTGCAACAGCTATTACAAAAACATTGTAAATAGGAGTATTTGAAATGTTTTGAAGTATGATTTGACTTTCCTTTCCTCCTCCTATTATCCAAGCGGAAATGTTTCTTGCTTGAAGTTCTTTTTTTTCTTTTGAGTCTTGTTTGTTTTTTTGAATTAGATTTCGCACACTTAATGCAGCAATGCCTACTGAAATAACGGCCGAAGATGCAGAAATATAAGGCGGTAATAAACTTAAGTCCATATTTGAATCTCCCTCTTAACATCTTTAAAGATTTTTACCTCAATTTTATCTGGGTAATGGTTAATAATACTCCCTATCATCTAATTGTTCTCTCCATATGCGAAATTAAAGTGGATCAATAGTAAACATAGTAAAAGCGCCTAAGATGGATCCCAGAGTAAATCCTTCCTTACTCCGAAATATGAACGAAGCAATTACTTAAGGAATTAATACCCATAGAACATCTGTAGAATTTAAAAAGATCTTCATTATTGGAAGAAAACCATCCAACATAGTTTTCAATATTGCTAGGCTAGAAAGTTCCATTAAAAATCACCTCGTTTCAATGTGAAATATAGTGTTTCTGTTTCTTATACGTTTCAATACAGGTGGAGATTCAAGGCAATAATCAATATTTCGAATCTTTTGTGTCCAAAAAGGATATTTCTTCCAAGGGTTAGAATTATAGCAACAAGGAGGGATTTATCAAATGATTAAACCGCATTGCCCTGTTTGTCTTGTTGAGATGCAAAGAGAAGATCGTGTGAAAATGGATTCGATGTTTCATAGCATTTCTCACGCAGAATGTTTTAATTATGAGGACGAATTCATATTAGACGAAGGTACATTTGAGGAAATAGCCGTTAAATACCCGGAGTATTGCGAAGAATTTTTATCAGTATAAAAAAATGCCCTTCTCATTCGAGAGGGGCTTTGTCCTCTAAATAAATATCCAGTGGATCATCGGTATTCATATTTAATGATTTTCTCAACCCTAAGGGAATAACAAAACTTCCAATATCACCTATTCGCCTTACAATCCTAGTACCTTTCATATTAATCCAACTTTCCAGTGTTTTCCTAATTCATTTAAATAAAAGATGGAAATATCCTTGTGTAGACTTTGTGAAATAATAAAAAATCCCTTCTCAAAATGAGAAGGGATTTCTATCATTTTGGTCTTATGTTGAAACTTTTTAAAGTGTTTTCAGCCATTTTTTTTGCTAATGCGGTTGGATCTTCGTACAGTTTTTTCATTGAGTTTCTTTCTATTGTGTTAGGTATCAATCTTTTCTCAAGATTTTTCTCAAGGAGAAGCTGGTTCATTTTAATCCCTCCTAAAATAGTTTTGAGCAAATTGTTGATTTAATTCCTGTTTGAAGTAATGTTTTCGTTTTATCCAAATCAGTCCATCACCCTTGGTAATAACCGCAACATCAACTGGCCCACCAACGGTTTCTAAACTAGAGGAAACCCTTCTTTTAAAAGAAGTTAAGTTTACTAGAGATTCTGCCATTTCAGCCAATTCATCCTTAGGTAATGAGTTTACTATATTTAAAATAGGGGTGGTAAAATGTTCTTGTTTATATTGATCTAAACTTTGGTTAAATTTATCAAAAATATTCATTAATTGATCATCAATAATTTTAATGAGTTCTGGAGAATCTTTCGGATTTTTAAGATTATCTAGCAATTGTTCTACAATAACATTTGATAAGTTTTTAAAAATGTTCCCAAGATAATTTGAAGAAATCCCTTCTATTTCTGGGTTTATCCCTCTAACAAAGGTATGGACCATGTCATCTTGGGCGAAGGGAACAATTGCTGCTGTGAAGTCGGTACCAACAACTCTCTGTGTGGTTAATTGGTACTTTAACTTGTTATTTATTCTTCCATCAATATTATAAGCGAATAATGATGGATAAAGCTCTTGTTCTCCAAAACCTGCTATTACAATTCCAGATGTTGATCTGGAGAATTGTTTGATTAAATTGTTTGCAACAATATATTTTAAATTGGTAATCAGGTGTTCTGAAAAAATCATATTTTCGAAGGTTTCTATAATTATTTTTTCAATTTGATCACCGTACTTTTCAATGATCTGCCGATAATCTTGATCATCAAAGCCATTTATGAAATTTTTATTGTCACAATCCATCAACAGTTCATCTAAATATGTATTTG of the Bacillus sp. 1NLA3E genome contains:
- a CDS encoding holin, which codes for MNSEITQLLIIAYAIVPFVNGLVGLVRKSIPSLKSKFIPLISFAIGICLGFFLSYLPNVEYSIAQMFLAGGIAGMAACGVYEITNVKESSK
- a CDS encoding GH25 family lysozyme encodes the protein MKKFNKTVGVLALSMGLAFSFGISSYASAPDVDFIDVSHWNGESGLPLAFYQTIKAGSVDAVVVKVSEGTYYVDPASSVNVANAKQAGMIVHAYHFARFTSNESAKSEAQWFDKKLQLVGFNKKTDGYVVVDVEASNLSSNPAALTEYTNTFIAEMNNLGYEKVDLYSGSSYYNSRLQPAKLPAKPWIAAYPSNPVKGQPTAKFSNGTGAWQWTSSWSGMAGYGRFDASEDYAGKYTNQVKSSSEGVKTIGSVSLVDYMKAAGMDASFSYRTQLAEAYGIENYSGSSAQNLALLSKLQSGVKPAKVNIDNSKLTTNPAKEQSSVAPKTTPTSAKTSTYVVKAGDTVGSIAKRYNTTISVLASLNNIKNVSFIRAGQVLKIFGAAKAAISQAIAYHKVLLGETVSVLAKRYGTTITQIKNWNNLDSKYTIFAGKTIRVR
- a CDS encoding M23 family metallopeptidase, with product MKLKSLKVLVTLSLLVIGLLGFRTTSTQAASSFIMPTTGTITQQFIPGVHFGIDIANGGSSVAVNASATGTVSRSYYSSSYGEVVFIKHTISGVNYETVYAHMKSGSRTVSVGQTVQQGQRLGYMGSTGDSTGQHLHFELHLGSWNDAKSNAVNPLNYIGSTQSQIYGITVDDISLAKAQQLVPNLQKQYSGILAADLIYGMSDGIGYKIIIKGINHQQAVQIVPRAQYLTSGQVPNYDTSLTYGVQIGPSPINDNTAYEVHVTGIRTLQEAQNLVPQFQSEFAWAVLATRVRGELKSNGLYKVVLEGFTLQQAQVVRNEIAAQNPDIPNGNVYGYILN